GGTTTCTTAAATCCGGCCGTCATGATCAGGCTTTCTATCATGAAATGTGGAGCTCTCTGGTCAGCAAAGGTAAATGGCAGGGAGAGTTATGGAACCGTCGCAAAGACGGTGCTATCTATCCGGAGTTGTCCACTATCAGTGTGGTTTATGATGAAAATGACGAGATCTGTAACTTTGTTGCTGTATTTGCGGATATTTCCCAGCTAAAACAGAGTGAGGCTGAGCTTACTCATATGGCCTACCATGATCCGCTGACGGATCTGCCAAACCGGCTGAAGCTGACCACCCAGATTGAGCAGGAAATTCTGCACTTTCAGCGAAATCCCGGCCAGTTCGCCACTATATTTATTGATATCGACCACTTTAAGCATATTAATGATACCTACGGTCATCTGATCGGTGATGAGGTACTGTGTGAAATAGCTCAACGGCTAAAGAACAGCCTTCGTGCCGATGATACTGTTGCGCGGATTGGCGGAGATGAGTTTGTTCTTCTGTTGACCGGGCTGACAGATATTGACTCAATTACTACCGTGGTTGGTAAGTTAATGAAGATTTTCGAACTGCCGGTAAAAGTATCAAATGGTGAACCGCTACGATTTACCGGCAGTATGGGCATTGCCATGTATCCCGGCGATGGTGAAGACAGTGATACCCTATTACGTAATGCTGATGCCGCGATGTACCGGGCGAAAAAAGAGGGCCGTAATGATTACGCCTTTTATACTGCGGCGCTGACAAAAGAGTCTGAAGCGCATCTTAAGTTACAAAGTGCTCTGCATGATGCTATCGAAAACGATGGTTTTGAGGTGGTCTATCAGCCTCAGTTCAACATGTTGTCAGATAAACTGATAGGTTTTGAAACCTTAATTCGCTGGAATCATCCAAAACTGGGAATGATCTCTCCGCTCGAATTTATACCAGTAGCTGAAAAAGCTGGCCTGATTAATGATATTGGTCACTGGGTGCTGGAAACGGCCTGTAAACAGGGCGTTGAATGGCTTAATCAGGGCTATAATTTTGGTCGTATTGCGGTTAATGTTGCCGGACCTCAGTTGCAACGGGACTCTTTTGTCGAACAGGTGATCGCGACAATTCAGAAAACCGGGCTGCCTACGGAGAATTTGGAACTTGAGGTGACTGAAGGGTTTATGATGAATAAGCCGGAAAAATCTATCAAGTATCTGAAAGCTCTGAGACGATTTGGCATTGAACTCTCTATGGATGATTTTGGTACCGGTTACTCGTCGCTAAGCTATCTGCAGCAGTTGCCGCTGAATAAGATTAAAATTGATCGATCATTTATTAATGACCTTCCCCATGACTGTAACGGCGTTGCCATTACCGGTGCCATTATTGCTATGGGTAATGCCTTGTCACTGACTGTGATTGCAGAGGGCGTAGAGACCCGAGAACAAGTCGAGTTTCTCAGGAGCCGGGGTTGTATGCAGGGGCAGGGGTATTACTTTAGTAAACCTCTGCCGGCTGAACAACTGGTTCCCTTGCTGGAAAAAACCAGAGCCAAGCGTAGTGTTCTTTCTTTTAGCTGACAGAGAAAAGTAAAACGCTTCCCGCATCAGGGAAGCGTATCTCAACCATCTATAGGGAGCAGACCTTCATTCCTTTCTGGAAACCCGGACGGGCAGTCAGAGCGGCTACCCAGCGCGTAACATTTTTATAGTTACTCAGCTCAAGGGTTTCGCTTGCTTCATAATAGACATCAAGGCAGACAACCCAAGGCAGAATAGCAAAATCAGCAATAGTCAGCTCATCACCGACAATATACTCTTTCCCTTCCAGCTGTTTATCAAGTACTGCAAGTAGCCGTTTAGCTTCAGTGGTATATCTCTGCTGGCCATAGCTCAGATCCTGATCTTGTGGAGCATAGCGGGTGAAGTGACCAAACTGGCCAAACATAGGGCCCAGGCCACCCATCTGCCAGAATAACCATTGCAGCGCCTGACTGCGTTTAACCGGATCATTTGGTAAAAACTTACCGGTTTTCTCCGCAAGATGAAGTAATATCGCTCCCGACTCCATAATCGCCTGTGGTTTATCAAAGGCGCTGTTGTCAACAATAGCCGGGATTTTTGAATTCGGGTTGATGCTGATAAATTGATCGGTGAACTGGTCGCCCTCCCGGATATCAATGGTATGGGCATCGTATTCCAGCCCCATCTCTTCTAATGCTATCCCGACTTTCTGGCCGTTTGGCGTCGCCAGTGAGTAGAGCTGAATATCTGCTGACATAGTGAGTTCCTCTGTAATTAATTTTTGCTTGTTATCAATTGAATATTGACACTTTCCCTGCGTGACCTTAGGGTGTTTTGTTAAGCGTTTAAGGTCGGACACCTTAATTAAACATGGGCGCTAATTTAATAAAAACAAGGAAGTATGATGATAAAAGAGAACAGTTATTTTGACGGCGGCGTAAAATCACTCGGTTTTACCCAGCAGGATGAGCAGTTAAGTGTTGGTGTTATGTTGCCGGGAGAGTACAACTTCGGAACCGCAGCAGCTGAAAAAATGACGGTTGTTAAAGGGGCTCTGACTATACGGCTGGCAGGGGAGACGGAGTGGAAGCGTTATCAGTCCGGAGAGTCATTTGATGTCGGATCTGACTCCTCTTTTGACGTGAAAGTCGAGCTAATGACCGCATACCTTTGCGAATACATCAGCTAAATCAGACAAGCACAGAGAGTAAGTGAAATAATAATGAATACGGTACAGCTGGGCGAGAAAAGAGTAAAACCGAGTAAAGTGGTCTGTGTCGGGCGCAATTATATGGAACATATAAAAGAGCTTGAAAACGCCATTCCGGATCAAATGGTGGTGTTCAATAAACCTAACTCCTCTATCTCCAAGCGGCTGTTATCGTTTCATGAAGAGCCTTTGCATTACGAGGCTGAGATCTGTTTTCTGGTGCGAAGAAAAAAGCTGGCTGCAGTAGGTTTCGGTTTAGACCTGACCAAGCGCCGGCTACAAAGTGAACTGAAGCAAAAAGGGCTGCCGTGGGAGAGAGCCAAAGCCTTTGACCACTCAGCGGTGCTAAGCCGGTTTGTACCCCTCGACGGGCACAATGTTGCCGATCTTAATCTGGAACTCTATATCAACGGTATCCGTATTCAGAGTGGCCATGTTGGGCAGATGTTGTACCCACCCGCCGTTATTCTTCAGGAACTCAGCCGTTACACTACCCTTGAAACCAGCGACATCATTATGACCGGTACGCCAAAAGGGGTGGGGGTTATCACTGCCGGAGATAAGTTCACCGGCAGAGTGAAATGCGCGGATAAAACCCTTGTGGAAGCTGAGTGGGTGGCTGAGTAACCTCAGTACCTGGACGGAGCGACGCCGTAAGCGTTCTTAAACGCTCGGTTGAAATGGCTTTGGTCGTAGAAACCAACTTCGCTGGCAATGCTGGCGATATTATCATCACTACAGCGCATCCTTCTGCAAGCGTATTCCAGCCGTAATTGTGTCAGCCAGTTATGTGGTGTCAGTCCAACGTTTTTTTCAAAGCGACGAAGTAACTGATAGCGGCTTAATCCCGTTATGTCTGCCAGTTGAGCCAGAGTCATTTTCTCTGACATATTCTCACGGCAAAACTCCTGAACCCAACTCCAGTGGCGTTGTGAAAGACCACCTTTGATATCCTGTTCTCTTGTTTTACTTAATCGGCCTAATATAGGGTTCATCACCTTTAACCACTCCTCTTCTACCGGAAGAGAAGATAAGCTTCCACCCTGTTTTAGTGCAAAGAACAAGGCAGAAAGCTGAGCCGACAAGAGGTTGTCTTCCAGCATTGCGGCAGAAAACAGCGCCTGCTTATTACTGTCGAAGATATCCTGATAACTTTGATCAAGCATTTCAGGGGTAATTCTGAAGGTGTTTAGCTTATAGTCTGAGCCTTGATAAGTGATTCCGTCATGAACTTCTCCCGGAGGCATAACCACGACTCTACCGGGGCCGAGTAGCACTTTTTCTCCGGCTACCTTCTGTTCCTGCACACCCTGAATCACCAATCCCACATGAAAGTCGATATGGTAGTGAGGTTCAAACCGGAAATTGCTAAAGCTACCCTCACTTAAAGTCAGATCAGGAGAGTCACTGACTCTGTGATAATAAACTTGATCACTCACGTTACCCTCCTTTATCTCATCTCTTTAAACAGCAGTTGATACATTGCCGGTAAATTCTGCCGCTTTTTTCAGCAGGTAGTCAACCTGTTCCTTTTGAGTCGAAAAGTTAGTTACCAGCCTGACCACCCCTTGCTCCCAGCGGTCATGATAAAATTGTAAGCCATTATCCAGCAAATGGCTTATCAGCTCTTCCTGCATTTTACAGAAAATAATATTGGTTTCCGTTTCCGAGACCAGCTCTACTAATGGGTTCTTTTGCAGGCCATCGCTGATAAGCTTTGCCATCTCGTTAGCGTGACTGGCGTTATTCAGCCATAGGTCGTCTTCCAGATAGGCGCTCATCTGACATGAGAGTAAACGCATTTTAGACATCAGATGGCCGGCACGCTTACGGCGGAATGCAATTTCATCGGCCAGTTTTTTGTTAAACAGTACAATGGCATCTACGCCCAGAGTACCGTTTTTAGTGGCACCAAATGAGAGCACATCCACACTGGCTTTCCATGTCATCTCTGCTGGTGAGTAAGCTGAAGCCACTAATGCGTTGGCAAATCTGGCGCCGTCCATATGATAGCCCAATCCTGCTGAACGGCAGATGTCCCCTATATGTTGGATTTCATCCAGCGTATAACAGCTGCCGTTTTCAGTTGCCTGAGTAATACTGACAGCAGATGGCTGTACGGTATGAACGTCACCTCTCTTATTCATTGCGGCCACTCTAAGAATATCCGCATCTATTTTGCATTGCCCACCGCTAACGGTGATTAGCTTGCTTCCTGCTGAAAAGAACTCAGGTGCGCCACACTCATCATTGTTGATATGGCTTTTAGGGTGACATAACACTGAACCCCAGGCAGGCGTTAATGCTGCCAGACTAAGTGCATTTGCAGCGGTTCCGGTAGGGACAAGGAAGACATCCAGATCCGTTTCAAAGATTTCTTTTAACTGTGTTGTGACGTTATGGGTTAGTTCATCATTGCCGTAGGGTAAAACCGAGTGAGTACTGTTTTCGGCAATAGACTTTATGATGGCATCGGAAGCTCCGGCAATATTGTCGCTGGTAAAGCTTACGGGAGTGAAAGTTGAGCTCTTGTTGTGCATTGTCTGTTATCCGTCAAAGTGAAACGTATTGTTATATGGCCACCGGGGTAGCTTCAGACATCAATTGTGACGGATATCAGAACAGGGGAATTGTATAATATTGCAGTTTATTCTCTGACCAGATGCTTGCGGCTTCTTTTCTCAAGCTTAGCAAACATAAGAGAAAGGCTCAGGCAGAGAGCCAGATAGGATAAGCCGACGATCAGCCATATCTCGAAGATTAGCCCTGAAGAGTTGGCCATTTCAGTGCCGACAAAAGTGAGCTCCTGAATAGAGATCAATGACACTATGGAAGAGTCCTTGACCAGAGAGATAGCCTGACCGGCAAGGGGAGGAGTAATAGTGCTAATCACTTGCGGAGCAATAACATAACGATATTTAGACCAGAGGGATAAGCCTAAGGCATCTGCGGCTTCCCACTGCCCTTTCTCTATACCTTCCAGACCGGCACGTACCACTTCTGCAATATAAGCTGCAGATAGTAAACCCACACACAAAACGCCGGAAACAAGGTTTTCCCATAGGTTGGCCTTTCCGAACAGAATGCTCTGCAGAACATTGATATCACCGTCGTGTTCCCTGAGCAGACTTTCCAGCCCCAATAAAGGAATCAATTGGTTAGAGATAAAAAAGTAAAAGATAAAGACGAACACCAAAGGAGGGATATTTCGTATCAGCTGAATGTATGCGGTTGCCGGGATCTTAAGCAACCAGTAGCCCGAATGTCTTGCGATACCCAGCAAAGTACCAAGAACAATAGCAAACAGCATGCCCCAGATACTTAGCCGGATGGTGGCGATCAGCCCCTGAAAAAAGTAGGGCAGATCGCCATTTTCTCTCGGCGTAAAAACAAGGGAAAAAGCATTGTCCCAGTTCCAGTGGTAGTTCACACCAACGGAGGAGCGATAATAGATCCAGCCGGCAAACAGCAACACCAGCCCGAGAAGAACATAGTCTAATGTGTTGAGTGTTCGTTTGCTTGCTGCCGTCTGCCCGTTCAGGTAGCTGATAGGCTTACTTTTTACTGTCATCGCTCTGTTTACTTCCGTTTGCTAATGATTACTGACCGCTGGCTATCTGGTTCTGCCAGTCTAAGGTTGAGAACCAGTACTCATAACGTTCTTTCAGCCAGCCATCATCGGTACGGGCCTGAATCCATTCATCAAAGTAGGCTTTTTTGTCAGCCTCACCAAGACGAACGGCGAAAGCTTCGTTACCTTTAGACAGCCTTTCGGTGAAAGGAAGGAAAAGGATATCAGCGTTCTTGATAGTTTCGTGCTCAGGTTTTGGGCTCGATGCGATAACCGCATGAGCATTACCATTCAGTACTTCCTGAAATGCCTGTGCATCGTCATCAAACTGAAGAATCTTGGCCTTAGGGAAAGTTTCACGTGCTACCTGAACGGTAAATGCACCGCGACGGGCAGCAATTTTTACCCGGCGGGAGTTAAAGTCAGAAAATTCACTAAAGCCTTCGGCCAGTTTTTTGCTGGCGGCAACTTGCACACCTGAATGTGAATATGGTTCTGAGAACAGCACGCTTTTGGCCCGCTCTTCTGTGATGGACATTCCGCCGATAATCACATCAAATTTTTTGGCAAGCAGGGCAGGAATAATGCCGTCCCATGCGGTCGGAACAAATTCAACCTTCCAACCGGAATCTTTGGCCAGTCGTTTTGCTACATCAATTTCAAAGCCAATTAACTCGCCTTGTTTGTTGCGCATGGCCCATGGAACAAAGGTAGACATACCTACCCGCAGCGTTCCCCTTTCATTAATTTTATCCAGATTTTTGCTATCAGCCTGTGCTGACAGGGTTACGGATAACCCCAAAAGCGCGGCCAGTGCAATTTTCAGACTCTTCATTGACTTTTCTCCATTAATTATCGGGACCAAATCAGCGCGGACGCCAGTTTGCCCCCAGTTTATGTTCCATATAAGCGGCTAAGCCGGACAGTGACAGTGTCAGCAACAGGTAGATTGCTGCTACGGTAAACCAAATTTCAAAAGGCATAGCAGTTTCAGAAACAATATTTCTGCCTTCTGTTGTCAGGTCAAAAATCGCCATTACGCTGACAATGGAAGAGTTCTTAATCAGAGAGACGGCTTCATTAGTCAGCGGTGGTAAGGTTCGTTGAATGACCTGCGGCAAGATCACGTCTTTATAAGTCGAGTATTTAGATAAGCCGAGTGAGGATGCCGCTTCAAACTGACCTCTGGCAATACTGTTCAGGCCGGCGCGGAAAATTTCAGCTGTGTAGGCTCCCTGAAACAGGGCAAGGGCCAGAACCGCAGTGGCAAACCGGTCTAAACCGATAACCGGCCCGAATACAAAATAGAGCAGGTATATTTGCACCAACAAGGGAGTATTACGGATCAGTTCAATATAGCTGCGGGCGAGAAACCGGCCAACCACAGAGTCGGATATTCTCAGCAGAGCGGTAACAAGGCCTAAAATCAGAGTGGCGATAAGGCTCAGAAGTGAAATTTTTATGGTTACAATTAAACCTTCTGTCAGTTCCGCCGGCCACCATTGGCCGTCTTCATAGAAGAAAAGGAAGTCAGGCACCCTTTGCCATTGCCAGCGATAGCCCATCGCCTCGGCACCACTGTCCAGCAGCCAGACAATGGCTGCTATCAATATTATGATCTGCAACAGTGCAGAGAGGACAGGTTTTACAATTCTTAACAACATCAATGGCTCAATATCTGATTGAGAAACGTTTTCGTTCGTGAGTTCTGCGGGTTAGAAAACAGCTGTTGC
This is a stretch of genomic DNA from Vibrio sp. SCSIO 43137. It encodes these proteins:
- a CDS encoding amino acid ABC transporter permease, with the translated sequence MTVKSKPISYLNGQTAASKRTLNTLDYVLLGLVLLFAGWIYYRSSVGVNYHWNWDNAFSLVFTPRENGDLPYFFQGLIATIRLSIWGMLFAIVLGTLLGIARHSGYWLLKIPATAYIQLIRNIPPLVFVFIFYFFISNQLIPLLGLESLLREHDGDINVLQSILFGKANLWENLVSGVLCVGLLSAAYIAEVVRAGLEGIEKGQWEAADALGLSLWSKYRYVIAPQVISTITPPLAGQAISLVKDSSIVSLISIQELTFVGTEMANSSGLIFEIWLIVGLSYLALCLSLSLMFAKLEKRSRKHLVRE
- a CDS encoding glutathione binding-like protein, which produces MSADIQLYSLATPNGQKVGIALEEMGLEYDAHTIDIREGDQFTDQFISINPNSKIPAIVDNSAFDKPQAIMESGAILLHLAEKTGKFLPNDPVKRSQALQWLFWQMGGLGPMFGQFGHFTRYAPQDQDLSYGQQRYTTEAKRLLAVLDKQLEGKEYIVGDELTIADFAILPWVVCLDVYYEASETLELSNYKNVTRWVAALTARPGFQKGMKVCSL
- a CDS encoding threonine aldolase family protein produces the protein MHNKSSTFTPVSFTSDNIAGASDAIIKSIAENSTHSVLPYGNDELTHNVTTQLKEIFETDLDVFLVPTGTAANALSLAALTPAWGSVLCHPKSHINNDECGAPEFFSAGSKLITVSGGQCKIDADILRVAAMNKRGDVHTVQPSAVSITQATENGSCYTLDEIQHIGDICRSAGLGYHMDGARFANALVASAYSPAEMTWKASVDVLSFGATKNGTLGVDAIVLFNKKLADEIAFRRKRAGHLMSKMRLLSCQMSAYLEDDLWLNNASHANEMAKLISDGLQKNPLVELVSETETNIIFCKMQEELISHLLDNGLQFYHDRWEQGVVRLVTNFSTQKEQVDYLLKKAAEFTGNVSTAV
- a CDS encoding fumarylacetoacetate hydrolase family protein — encoded protein: MNTVQLGEKRVKPSKVVCVGRNYMEHIKELENAIPDQMVVFNKPNSSISKRLLSFHEEPLHYEAEICFLVRRKKLAAVGFGLDLTKRRLQSELKQKGLPWERAKAFDHSAVLSRFVPLDGHNVADLNLELYINGIRIQSGHVGQMLYPPAVILQELSRYTTLETSDIIMTGTPKGVGVITAGDKFTGRVKCADKTLVEAEWVAE
- a CDS encoding amino acid ABC transporter permease: MLLRIVKPVLSALLQIIILIAAIVWLLDSGAEAMGYRWQWQRVPDFLFFYEDGQWWPAELTEGLIVTIKISLLSLIATLILGLVTALLRISDSVVGRFLARSYIELIRNTPLLVQIYLLYFVFGPVIGLDRFATAVLALALFQGAYTAEIFRAGLNSIARGQFEAASSLGLSKYSTYKDVILPQVIQRTLPPLTNEAVSLIKNSSIVSVMAIFDLTTEGRNIVSETAMPFEIWFTVAAIYLLLTLSLSGLAAYMEHKLGANWRPR
- a CDS encoding AraC family transcriptional regulator, with amino-acid sequence MSDQVYYHRVSDSPDLTLSEGSFSNFRFEPHYHIDFHVGLVIQGVQEQKVAGEKVLLGPGRVVVMPPGEVHDGITYQGSDYKLNTFRITPEMLDQSYQDIFDSNKQALFSAAMLEDNLLSAQLSALFFALKQGGSLSSLPVEEEWLKVMNPILGRLSKTREQDIKGGLSQRHWSWVQEFCRENMSEKMTLAQLADITGLSRYQLLRRFEKNVGLTPHNWLTQLRLEYACRRMRCSDDNIASIASEVGFYDQSHFNRAFKNAYGVAPSRY
- a CDS encoding sensor domain-containing protein; the protein is MIKRYMIDVVIPAERLLDWKKLLLSLQQLVESKIYLCPKQVHSTYSSLIPPADENTADVHSDELNAFCCEVIENSATGFLQKERFAGFPVLWPCKAVYGVLVVSHNGSSVSQQDVLLLESAVSKIEKDLIALYQQERDKHAQDINQIANKYQAPDFQQFIDSFRDHLWIKDIHGVYTFCNQEVEKAWQLSVSQIIGRTDFELFDKELADKYLDTDNKVLQTGTQLVVEECSDAIDPASNHWLETIKTPLINDHGETIGIIGMTRNVTNRKVIEDQLMVATAVFDNSVEGVIISDRNGNIAYVNKAFCEITGYSEREAVGRNPRFLKSGRHDQAFYHEMWSSLVSKGKWQGELWNRRKDGAIYPELSTISVVYDENDEICNFVAVFADISQLKQSEAELTHMAYHDPLTDLPNRLKLTTQIEQEILHFQRNPGQFATIFIDIDHFKHINDTYGHLIGDEVLCEIAQRLKNSLRADDTVARIGGDEFVLLLTGLTDIDSITTVVGKLMKIFELPVKVSNGEPLRFTGSMGIAMYPGDGEDSDTLLRNADAAMYRAKKEGRNDYAFYTAALTKESEAHLKLQSALHDAIENDGFEVVYQPQFNMLSDKLIGFETLIRWNHPKLGMISPLEFIPVAEKAGLINDIGHWVLETACKQGVEWLNQGYNFGRIAVNVAGPQLQRDSFVEQVIATIQKTGLPTENLELEVTEGFMMNKPEKSIKYLKALRRFGIELSMDDFGTGYSSLSYLQQLPLNKIKIDRSFINDLPHDCNGVAITGAIIAMGNALSLTVIAEGVETREQVEFLRSRGCMQGQGYYFSKPLPAEQLVPLLEKTRAKRSVLSFS
- a CDS encoding transporter substrate-binding domain-containing protein; protein product: MKSLKIALAALLGLSVTLSAQADSKNLDKINERGTLRVGMSTFVPWAMRNKQGELIGFEIDVAKRLAKDSGWKVEFVPTAWDGIIPALLAKKFDVIIGGMSITEERAKSVLFSEPYSHSGVQVAASKKLAEGFSEFSDFNSRRVKIAARRGAFTVQVARETFPKAKILQFDDDAQAFQEVLNGNAHAVIASSPKPEHETIKNADILFLPFTERLSKGNEAFAVRLGEADKKAYFDEWIQARTDDGWLKERYEYWFSTLDWQNQIASGQ
- the ppnP gene encoding pyrimidine/purine nucleoside phosphorylase — translated: MIKENSYFDGGVKSLGFTQQDEQLSVGVMLPGEYNFGTAAAEKMTVVKGALTIRLAGETEWKRYQSGESFDVGSDSSFDVKVELMTAYLCEYIS